The region CGGCACATGGTCCGCTGCACGTGTCTCGGTACTTAGACTTCCCGTTTTGCATTTGACGACTAATCACTTTCGCAACAGCGGGGGGTATCAACCCTCATCGGTACACTCTCAAACTACTTTCCCACTTCTTTTCTTAGCAATCCCGTATAACTCTTCCTCCATCTTACTAGTCCATCTTACCATCTTACCATCGTACCTATCTTTCACCACATGGCTCAGGTGTCAAACTAACCAACATTAGCATGCAACCCCATCCGCACCTTCCGATAAACATACCTGCCACTTCTGTATTCCCCTTTCTCTTCCCTCTCCCTTTGCGCCACCACTTGATCGACTTGCCATCTTTGGCTCATGCAATTTGACATACTCTTGCGCCAAAATCGGACACGCTTTCTTGTGTGTCTTGAAATGTGACTTTTGGCAGTCTTTGTTGCAGTAGTGCACGCTGTGGCATTTTATACATTGCTTCAGCGATTCTGGTGACTTTCCGCATTGCGCGCATACGGATGTTGATACCGGGCTTGACGAAGAAGAAATAGCCTCATCCTGTGTGTTGGGTACTGGAGACGAGGCTGTCGGTGCCGAGGATGAGGCGCTTGATGAATCTGGCCGGGTCTCTGACGAGGGGTTCGCAGTTGGTACTGATTCCGTCATTTCGTATGCTATGCGGAAAAGGAGGAAAGGTAATTTTCGTGTGTCGTCTAGTTGCGACGTCCTACTCCCAGGAAATGTCAGTCGATGTGATCGGCATTGAAATTACAGGGATATTTCGTAAGCGATAAGCCTAAACCGATCCCGTCTTAGCCCATAATATTCCTGCATCTCAACATTCGCCCACGCCACAAGATGCCGGGTACAGCCGTCGAGCGTGGGCTCCTTCTAATACCTTCAACATGTTAGTGAGGCTTCAAACAGCACATGTACCGCGCTAGCAGCATACGGCACCATCTCCGTACCCTGCCAATGCGGCTCCTCATGATCGGTATGCATTCCAAGCATTTTGAGACTAGGATATAGTACTCCCTAGACATGTGCGAGCAAGAGCGAGACGTATTTTACTGTCATGTCTGCACTATTTTTCCTTATCAACAAGCGCCATTTCACTGTCCGGCCCTGAATCATTCGCGTGAACTCAACACGTGTCAGTTTATCATAAACTGACAAGAATCTCACCGATCTCAGATGGAATCTCAGTCCCTACCATCCCAGACCTTTGGCGATCTTTCTCCAGTAGGGCTTACGGTGTTCGTGGTATCTATTTTAAGTATCTCAAAGGCAACGCAACTACAATGAAACTCTCCGGCGGCGTAAGCAGGAAGGCCCGACAGGTCATGGATCTACCGGATCTACCGGATCAAGACATATCTTTTCTCCGCGTTACAAGCAGACTATTCGTCGATTACTTTCAAGAGACAGAGCCGGAGATTTTATCCATATTAGGAAGCCATCAAGCAGAGCCACTCACTTCATAGTATTTCTGCTTGACTCGCATCGCTCTCCGCACCCAGGACTGACCTCTGAGTGTATCCGTACAAGGTTTCCAAATCGCTTTATGTATTCTTAGGAATTGATAGAAATAACTCGACTCCTATCTCAGAAACCCCAAGTTGATTAGCTTCTTCAGTGGTTCAATCTGAGG is a window of Pyrenophora tritici-repentis strain M4 chromosome 2, whole genome shotgun sequence DNA encoding:
- a CDS encoding HIT-MYND zinc finger protein, which translates into the protein MTESVPTANPSSETRPDSSSASSSAPTASSPVPNTQDEAISSSSSPVSTSVCAQCGKSPESLKQCIKCHSVHYCNKDCQKSHFKTHKKACPILAQEYVKLHEPKMASRSSGGAKGEGRERGIQKWQFDT